The Glycine soja cultivar W05 chromosome 8, ASM419377v2, whole genome shotgun sequence genome has a window encoding:
- the LOC114423443 gene encoding protein transport protein SEC13 homolog B-like, whose amino-acid sequence MPSQKVETGHQDTVHDVAMDYYGKRLATASSDHTIKIIGVSNSASQHLATLTGHQGPVWQVVWAHPKFGSLLASCSYDGRVIVWKEGNQNEWTQAHVFDDHKSSVNSVAWAPHELGLCLACGSSDGNISVLTARADGGWDTARIDQAHPVGVTSVSWAPSMAPGALVGAGLLDPVQKLCSGGCDNTVKVWKLNNGLWKMDCFPALQMHTDWVRDVAWAPNLGLPKSTIASASQDGKVIIWTVAKEGDQWEGKVLNDFNTPVWRVSWSLTGNILAVADGNNNVTLWKEAVDGEWQQVTTVEP is encoded by the coding sequence ATGCCTTCTCAGAAGGTTGAAACGGGTCATCAAGACACGGTCCATGATGTTGCAATGGATTACTATGGTAAGAGGCTGGCCACGGCTTCATCAGATCACACAATCAAGATAATTGGGGTGAGCAACTCGGCCTCTCAGCATCTAGCAACCTTGACCGGTCACCAAGGACCTGTATGGCAAGTGGTGTGGGCTCACCCTAAGTTTGGTTCTCTACTTGCGTCTTGTTCCTATGATGGCCGTGTCATTGTTTGGAAGGAGGGCAACCAAAATGAATGGACTCAAGCTCATGTGTTTGACGACCACAAGTCATCTGTGAATTCGGTTGCTTGGGCGCCTCATGAGTTGGGTCTCTGCTTGGCTTGTGGCTCGTCTGATGGGAATATATCTGTTTTGACTGCAAGAGCAGATGGTGGCTGGGACACTGCGAGAATTGATCAGGCTCATCCAGTTGGTGTCACTTCGGTGTCATGGGCACCATCGATGGCACCCGGAGCCCTTGTCGGTGCAGGGCTGCTTGATCCTGTACAGAAGCTGTGCTCTGGTGGTTGTGATAATACTGTGAAGGTATGGAAGCTAAACAATGGACTCTGGAAGATGGACTGCTTCCCTGCTCTTCAGATGCACACGGATTGGGTTCGAGATGTTGCTTGGGCACCCAATTTAGGGCTCCCTAAATCTACCATTGCTAGTGCATCACAGGACGGTAAAGTGATTATATGGACCGTGGCGAAAGAGGGGGATCAGTGGGAAGGCAAGGTTTTGAATGATTTCAACACCCCTGTTTGGAGGGTCTCATGGTCATTGACAGGAAACATATTGGCTGTGGCTGATGGGAACAACAATGTGACATTGTGGAAGGAAGCAGTTGATGGGGAATGGCAACAGGTGACAACAGTGGAGCCTTAG